tgtttgACTATTCAAAAAGGGTACCAAAATAACCAATTTTTTGAGAGAATGATACCACATTACAACAGCTAATTTGAATCAACTGTATTACCAGAAACATACATAATTGGGTAATGTATGAGTTGCTAACTATGTTGCAAAAATTAACCAAATTTGAATGTTATTATTGCTCAATGAAGTTTGCATCAAAACATTGGAATTAAAGAATAccttaatttctttcaaatgtGCAGGTACGCCAGCAATGCTTAGAAGTGAAGTAAATGATACAAATACAAATATGGCTGCAACCCTAGTCTGCAATTCAAGAggtgatgaaaaagaaaatgaatcatTAATCAGACTAGTCAACAGCATAATACATATAAATGAACATAATATGCAAAAAGAATATCATTTGTAAAAGGCTAGGTTGAATAAgcatttatatttagtttcatcTGCAACTCCACCATATTTAGAGGCATGATTGAACAATAGAATTCATGAACAGATTGGGCAAGAATTTCCCTCTGGCAGAGAATGCATCTTACATCCATCCAGTTTAGGGCAAGTATATTGGAACCAAGAGCTCAATGTTGGCTGACTGGCCCCATAAATGGTATCCATAGGAACAGACTAATGAGTAAAGCTTTATGATATCTTAATTCAATAGTTGGAATATTTCTAATATTGCACCAGTTTTGAAACAGGCTGTCAAAAAAATATACGTCCTGAATACTTTAATCTTACTGCTAGAAATATACCTGAGAAACAACCCATTAGCAAATTATTTCAGATTAATctagcaaaataaaaatgaaatgagagcAGACAGCCATGAAAAAGCAAAAACTGCTGAACTTGGTGACAGCCAATTAAGTGTTGATACATGTCAGctaaaaatgtgaggaaaagatacAGTAACAGTGTATACACCCATCACCAAACCTATATTTCATGCAAGATTCAAACAGATATAGTAGAACACCACTTGGTTCAAGagataattttccaaaattgtcCATGGGACTGCATAAAGAAACTGTAGATTAACTTCCAAGAATCGAAAAATACATTAAACACAAAATTTGTGTGTCAAACTGGCAACAAAAAAATGAACTCTAGAAGAAACATCAAGAAGAATGACTTCTAACAGCTTACACAACGATTTGTAATAACTTATTTGAGGTACACATACTTTGAAACAACCTTTTTTGGCCTTCTTTGCAATAACTAATAACATACAGCGTTAGATTGAGAGATGACTAATCTTCCCCATTAAAAGCATGGATAACTTTGTAAAAAAGTGAGTGCAGTGATTGAATATggtaataatttaaaactaaaatagtgGAAAATATACAACCACCCTCATTTCCTAGGTCTTTTTTTGAGAAGGAAAAAGGGTGGAGGTGAAAATAATATCCGGGAGATTGTACTTGTAATACCACTGTACTAGCAACAGCAATACAACAACATAATAATCATGATGCACCCATCCTCACATAACTACATCATGAGCAAGGTGTTTGTTGGAATCAGGCGGGgtcaaattaagaaaatgataactGTGTTTATTCAAACATGACTATGTTTGATTTACATGTGCACACAACAAGTACATTCCCTTCATGCTTAAACTTTTTGTAATGatatctatcaaaaaataaaaaaactttttgtaATGACAGAAGTTTCAAATTTACGACTCACCACAACAGATGACAGAGAATGCCCCAAGCCGGAAAATACTGTACCAACACAAAGTGTAAAAAGCATGCAAAGAACAAGCCGAAGCCAGAAGTATTTCCACTCCCTTGACATGATTAATAATGACCTCCATGTTAAAACTGCAATTCGCGTAGCACTGCTAGCCTTCCCCTTGCTTTTGAGAAGTGGCCCTTCCTGTTGCAGTAAATGCATGTAATAAGTGAATCAGGCAAAGACAACAGAAGCTAAATACAAACATTAAAAACCTTTCTTTTAATGCCATCATGCAGGCAGAAGCACTTTTGCTATATTCAGGGTTTAAGATAAGAAACCACTCAACCAGAAAATGAAGGTCATGAGGAATGGATTAAATGTAGTGTGAAAAGTTAGAGAAGTTTACTTATGTTGATATAATTAAACATTTGAAACTACAAAGTAAATTCAGACTGCTAGAAAATGCCTACTACTTCACCAAAAATCTTGATAGGCACATCTAAATTCAATTCTTTGTGGCTTAATTTGACTCAGTGCAAAATAATTCCAGCATCTGGAAAGGGTGGACCTGTGACAAACTAAACCTTCAGCATAGGATTTGCATCCATCCTTaacaaaaatttctcaaactaCTTCTCCTCATAAGATAAGCTTTAAGCCAAATAGCATAAAAATCTTTAATGCTGCATGTGATTGCCCTTgttgcttttcttcttcattaatttctctttgccttaagttttggcaTTTGTCATAACAGCCTGTATGCCTAATTGAATGTGCGTGTGTGTACAGCATATGCTTGACATAATGACACAATCACAAGTCCCAAGCTTGCCTGTATATGATGTCACCAATGGGAACTTGACATGCATCTGTGCCCTTTAGAAAATCTAGATGATCCCATAATTGTTGCCAAAAATAAGCTCAAATCAAACATCACTGGTGTTGACCTAAACATTCTATTGTCAGATTTCAGCAGCACTATGATACATCCTACTACATAATAGTAATCTGGACATAAAGACACCAGATCAACAATTCTAAAGCACAGATTCCACTATGGTTGGCATGTGAacaatcaaagagagaaaaacatccaAGCTCAAAGGAAGAATTAAAATTACGCGCAACACACACCACAATAACAAACATAGCCAAGTATGTGCATGTTATACAAGACCAGAACTAAATTAGTAATGATCATACCTTGTCAGTGAGTTTGATAATCATACTTTCAACTGCTGCAGCATCCACTGATGATTTGTAAGTTGCTTCAAGAGTACGTATTGCAACAGCTGTGTCCATATTCACTGATGAAAAATCCCCATGGTCATCCTGTCAAAAAGTTCCATCCTACGTACAATCAATGTATTCCAGAACACAAGAGAAAAGCATTCTACTAAAATTGATTGTGTGATATATGGTTTTAGACCCCATAAGTGCACAtgtataaaagtaaataatatagaaaagcAAGTcccaaagaaaaaccaaaaccacccaaaaaaaaaaaaacagaaaaagaaatctGAGCGCCCGTTTAATCTCAAATTTACTATCAAACCAAGTACCTGCCAATTTTTGCACATTGCAATGATCCTGTCAAAATCCGTATTTATTGCACGTAGAAAGTGATCTGAAGGGCTTTGCATAATTGGGCAAGGAAATCCAGCATTGGAGAAGTGCTGCAAAACAAAAGGTGTGTTAGTTTAATGACCACCCATAATATGCCATTTAGTTGCAAAGGAGAccgaaaagaaaacaaaaatttggaaTCTTTCCTGTGCAATGGAATGAAGCATGTTGAAAAAATTAGTTTCTtatcaaaagtaaaatatatCAGTAGTTGTAATAAGTACAATAAAATGTATTACTCATACTTTTTGCAAGAATAATGACAACATTAACTCATTAACATAAAAGAACAATGATAATAACAgctactataaaaaataataaccaaaatattAGTTCACTGATTCTGGGATTAAAATCCTTTCATGAAAAGTCAAAATAAGGTAGGGAAAATGATTCATTTCCACATAACTCCTTACCTGCAAACAGGCTAatgtttctccaaaaaaaagGGTATTCCCATTTGAAAGCAGACAAATCCGGTCAAAAAGGCCAAATACTTCTGTGCTACTTTGATAAATGGTAAAAATCAGAGTGCAGCCTGTGCTTGCAAGCTTCTTCAATGTAACCATCATCAAAAGCGCTGAGACACTAGAGAAAATAAGAATGCAAACTTTAGACCAGGCAATAAGGTAACTTCCTTCAAAGAGAAAGACACATGCACAAATCAGCCAGACAAATCAACAGTCGATCAAATCagtattaaagaaataaaaaatttattaaaaaaataaaaaggcaagACAATCAGACCATTGATTCTGTTGGATCCCTCTCAAAAAATTCTGAAAAGCACAACTTTTGGGACAAATCCCAAAATCAGAATCATTGTGAGCTTCAAGTCTCTATCCAAACattatttgtattgtttttcctttattcaTTCCTCTTATACAATGTTTAAGCCTCCTTGAAGCCaaattacttctaaaatgtGCACACATGAAATATCATAATGAAACAATAAGGTCCATTGCTTGGTGCAGTGGCGTGTTCTTCAGATACAAAGCATGAAAGCATTGATTTAAGTCCGCATTAGAGGTCCATTATCACTTTCCTGTTCAGAAATCAAGTAATGAACCTTGCAATAGTTAATGGCTTTGCCATCAGAATGACCAAACCTACTGTCTTGTtttgtttctctctcttttatttttgagGTGGggaatatattttcctttacaATCAGCCAAATTATTTCTAAGGTTTAATTCACTATATTCAACCACCCCTACTAGTTGACTCACACCTAAACCATACAAGGGAGACAAGGTTGACTCACACCTAAACAGTATACATGAAGATACTGTTCCAATTGCTGCATGCTCACTAAAATTCAACTATGTAGTAGGCAGAGCAGTCTTGAAATTCTACCAAAGATCTCAAGGGATGCAAGTAAAAAATTCCTGTAGGGCCCTTCATAATGCAAATTGGGGTAAGAAGGTTAAAAGAAAACCTATCAAGATGATAAAGAGGCTCATCTATGAATAAGATATGAGGCCTCATCACAAGCTCCCTGGCAATGCTCACACGCCTTCTCTCACCACTAGGAAGGCCCTTCATATAACAATGGCCACCTATCAGTTTGTTTGCATAATCACCCAAAGACATCGCATGGATGGAATCCTCTACCACACTCTTCTTCTGACAGAAGAAACCAGGAAGCTGAAGCAGTGCTGAGTAATACAGAAACTCTCGGACAGTGAGTGATCCAATCAGTGTGGTTTCTCTCTCAACAAATCCCTGTGAGTGGAAAACAAATCAAAGTTAAAACCTCTAGCTTTACacagaaaacaataataaaatttagtcAAATGTATTGTATTGCAACCTTGATTTTGCATCCATACCAAATTTCCCCACCAAAAAGCTATACTTTTGTGATGGTACAACACATAAGATGAATATAGAAGTTTTCTCAACaatgaaagaataaatttatcTGGCTCAAAGACTGAAACTCTAGAGTTGGGAAGAAAGGGATGTGAAAAATAAACTTCTAAGAACTTAGAAAAGCACCACATAAAATAAAAGCCCAGATGGGACCAGTGGAATGGACACATTGGTTGTACAGTGTCATGTTTACAGGGAAGGCAAAAAAGGACAACAGGTAAAATTAGAGTCTGTCTCAAATAAATTGTATCACAAACCCGAAGGTTATACACTCAGGTGTTTAATGTTTGATAGATGTTGAATAGTATAAGCACACTTATTCATtctaaccaaataaaaaatatgcacATTAATTCACCTGgaatactataaaaaatgatgattaaTGATTAAGCACAGTGTAATCACCGTCAATGTACAGATTTTAATGAACATAGTGACAAAAAAATCTGTAAATTTCCAGAATTTATATGGCCATGCTTTTTAACATTAGATGTTCAACTTGTAAGAAAAGTAACAAATTGGACTCACCCACGTATCATTCTGATATAAAAAATCAGAATATATACACATTTTCACAagtatttaaatgaaaattttctgtcGATGAAGGATATCAGAATTTATAaacaaatacaaagaaataaatgtAGACAAAGAAAAGAGAACAAAGCAAAATAAATTCAGTAAGCAACTGCacatacaacaaaaatataacCAGAAACATAAAACCATTACACTTACACATACTAAGGTAATTGCAGAAAGAAGGAGAAATGAAATGTCTTTTCATCTTTCAGATATTACACCTTTAAACATCAGGGATGCCTTTTGTTATTTTTGGGATAATTATCTAAAAACTTTATTAATGCCATGATAAAcatatatatctttattttcaatAGGAAAAGAATAAGGTCTGATCTCCATGAAGAACAGCTAGTGCAGGAAAATATAAATCTCATATGGTAAAACAGTTAGTAATTTATCTGAAAtgaatatacttaaataaatgGTAATAATTgggaaaacattaaaaacatggccaataatgaaaatgaaacttAAAACTGaaccaaaacaataaaaatttagtGGAAAGTAAAATTACTAAGAACTTACATAGGACCCATATGGCAAGTGCCGTTTTGTCCCATTAACAAACACCTCACCATACATTTTGGCTGAGTTATGCAAGCGTCCTATAGAGGAAGAACAAACCATTTTAGCTTAACTCACAAAAGAGGCATGAAGACGACATATTCAGTACTCAACTAGTATTGACAATCAAAAAATATTCTACAAACCTGCAAGAGCCCTCAATAATGTGGATTTCCCTGATTTGGCAGGACCCATGATTACTGTCATAGTCCCGGGCAATGTATAACCATTTGAACTCTTTACAACCTTATCAGAGTACTTCCTCTTCCCCTTTATTGTAACAGTCAAGTCCTTCCACACAATTGAAGCCCCCGCaattttccttgcaaaaatCGCACTCTCTGGTAAGGGTGGGGACGGCAATGACCCACTATTGAGCTTTGAGAGAGATGGGGAGGCTGGTGTTGCAATATGAATAGAGTCACCCCCTTCCTCCACCCTGACATCAATATCTGTGTCCTCCCATTCCGGTGAGTCCTCAAATGATATGGGTTGTCTGAGTGAACCAGGTTTTCGCAAGTAGAAAAAATTACTAGAGGGCACTCTGCTTGCAGGACTGCTGGCCGAAGAAGATGATGACCTATAATTATCTGATTGAGACTGTATTTCTTCCATTTAAAttgtctcaaaattttcaattatcaaaTTGTATAGAACACCATCCTACAGGCCACAACCaaaaataaggaaaacccaGACCAGATCACAACCCTTGTTACAAAGCCTATCAGGCAGGGATCGTGACCAAACCTGCATTCAAAAGTAACATATAAACACCCCATAGACAATAGTAAAATTCATAGAATAACACAATTTTCAGATTCCTGCAGTGCCTCACAgtaaaaatgcaattttttaaGTCTTAAACCCCTGTTTGATGGCAGAAaacgaagaaaaagaaacaaaatttggaaTCGTATGCAAAATGTATTTCTAGTTACTAAGCTAAATGTTTGTAGCACTACGATTGTAATACTATCCAGATAGTTGATACTTCTGCTTTCCTGATTCTCAACCCATAACACACTGAACCCACCCAACCCATAACTCAATACCTTcaaacaaacagaaaataagAAACGAAAAATAACAGAAGTAGAATAAAGAACCCAATAATCAGAAGACCCAGAACCTTACATACACTAAAACCCCAATAAATTACATCAAAGGAAGCCGTAACTCTGCATTTCACACAGAACCCAGgtcaaataaaagatataatacCACCAGAACCCATTAATCAAATACCAATATACTCCCTTTTCTGCTTGTTCTCagcaaaaataagaaaatcccAGAAGCTCAAATACACTCAAATCCCAAGAAATTGCATAAAAGGAAACAGCAACTCTACATTTCACACTGAACCCAAATCAAATAACGCTCAAACTAGAACATAACAAAACAGAATAATTGAAAGCTGAAACAGACCTGGATCTGAGTAAGGGACAGGTAAGATAGAAAGCGAGActgagagagaggaagagagagaagtgTGAAATGGAGAAGTGAGTGAGTGAGTGTTAAATGGATTTTTGACCCACTTTTTGCGGGTATTGGAATGCTTTGTCCTTTCCTTTGAATCtcttttctttatctttaatttttctttttatttactaatattaattaatttacttcCATTCATTTTTTGATGGCAATCACTCACTGGTCACTGCTTCCCTGCCAACTCAGCATTTTCCACTTCTCTCTTCATGCTttccacttttcttttctttatgtttctctccatctttctcttttattttctactgctaaattttttctttattttgaaaaaaaaaaaatttcctacaTTGTTTTTGCTTAGGAAAAATGATGACTTATGAACCtttcatgatttttaataatatcaaaagCAAAAAGTTGATTCCACATACTTCATAtgattctaattttaattttttacttctaaaatcataaaaacatattcaatgattttttttgtaatatttagtAATTTTGCAATATTCACATTTGACCTTGTTGATTtagtaaataagaaaaatgttgaAGTGTGAGTGATAGACTATGATGgggaattatttattaaaataattttctattcttcaaaataaaaaatatagaaaatatatttgataattaaaaattatttttatttttttcttaaaaatagaaaatatactatttttagataatatcttttaattatttttagaaataattatacCAACACgtccaataattaaaaataaaatactagacataaaacatatttttaaaatatttaaaataaattaaaaatattaacaaacttttgttttacaaaaattagagaacaatttttaaaagttgttttcaaaaacttttttttttttttgaaaataattactaaacaaacccttagttttttattttaaaatttgtttctacAAATTTTGCTTTATactttatcttaaaaaataaaaaataaaaagaagaagaagaagataggatttgttttttgttttttttttagaataaaaatagtaaaaaaaattatataaaaaataacaactaTTATATGAATGAAAAGTatagatttatcttatattttaataattacttttccaaattttaagatatgatatagtaaaagtatttaatttatcaaaattttaaaataatttttttaaaatcattatttttaatgtaagtctgtaataatttttatattttatataaaaattcatgGAACATGATTTTTaaagtcatttaaaaaattttatttataaaattaaaaaatagaaaataaaaaccaaccAACACATATCCTAAACTTTTCTTGTGTGTAAACCCAATTAAAGCATAATAAGATgaatattcataaataaaataaataaataaataaccaaagTTGTGGTGGGCAAAATTATAGCCCATGATGCAGAGGACTTGAATGATGATTTTTccagaagattttttttctttttttctttttgcaataACTTTGAATGatgataatgttttttttaataataataaaaaaaaaagttataatgcAAGAGTAGCATAATTGAGCATGAATGGGTTGTGGGTGTGGAGGAGATTAAACCTTAGGAGGGAAGCATTGTTATTGTAAAGCTGCATGCCAAccaaaaaatcattaaaaataaaaatgaaaataaaaataaaataaaataaaataaaataaagaaagagagGAGCCATTGTCCATCATGGATTTGATTCAAATCATGATGGTTGCTGAATTTCATGTGCAATTGATTACAAGTCATTGACATTGTTTATAATGAAGCAGCATGATTGGAAGCCTCATGTCTTGCCCTCTGCGCCTTCTCCCCAATTCCATTATGACTTATGAGAGTCTAACAACACTACTCCCATAATGCTAAATTATTGATACGTGAATATGTGAATTTGTGAAAATGTCCCTTTTTCAACATATATTTCAGCATCATAAAGCCATCTTGGTTGGGTAGTTCTAATCAACCAGTTTCCACTTCCAGACCACATTTGGTGAAGGGGAATGGTCAACTtgctaatttcattttatttccaacttattattattattattattattattattatgagaaacaattttttttaaaaaaaatatatcatcatttttttaatatatatttagaaattgtGAATTGAAAAGAATTTTGTTAAGGCTCAATTtggagtttatatatatatatatatatatatatatatatatatatatatatatatatatatatatagataaggtaaatttaaaaaaaaaaaaaatactactactcataaaaatgttatttgattttaacCTCAATGCAAAGTTtagatattttcaaaatcataattacttcattttaaacttttattagttatgcaaaagaaaaacatataatgTTTCTAGAGGATTTTATAATGGaagaaatatgtaattttttagtatttttatatatatatatttaatctttttgttctttaaatcAAGAAAAGATTTGTTTAGtcaatcaaaattttggattaGTAAGGAGAATaagataagaaatgaaaatgaatcataaGAATTCGTTTGAGAGTATTTttctttaaagtgtttttagtgaaaatattttctctaaaagtatttttagaaaaaacattttttcaatgtttcttcataaaatgctataagtgatttttcaatattctaaatgattttttaaaattttaaaagtatttcttaaatgcttttcaaaaacattttttagaataaaagtgGTTTCTTTTTTAGGCAAATAAGAGCATGTCtattaataactttaaaaaatatgtcaaaattaaaGTGACAAATACAATATGCCAAGAGTATAcatgtgagaaacaaaaatcgACTATAGTAGTTACAAACCTATTTTAAAAAGAAGAGTTTGTCCATTCTATAAAATCTAATAACGAGATTGAACCTTCTTGCCTACTCATAGAAGAAACCCttgaaaagtaaattaaaagtgttttttaaaaacactatcaaatgaACTCTTTAGGGCTTGATTGTTAACTATTTTCGaatactatttttgttttcaacaacaaaaaactgtaaaacacatttgataattaaaaaactttttttatttttgttttcaaagaacattttttagttatttttacttaattttttaaagttgttttaaaaataattatacaaacatatataatgattaaaaataaaactttaaacataaatattatttttaaatattaaaaataagttaaaagtatttaagattttcaaacaaactcttattttaaaaaatatcaaaaaatcagtgataaaaaactattttttaaaattattttagaactAATATAACCTAATAATAAAAGTGGaatttgatttccaaatttgtATTTCCTGCCCATTCTAAGAAAAACAACGTAAATACATCagtaaatagaaataaaattattatttttccccATTATTTATGTCGCTTTTATGATTCGTGTGTAATTCTGGGAGTCGGAGAAACgagagaaaattttatattaacatGTACATTTGTTTGGTAGGGTAGAAAAACCCATCCATGCATTGAGTTTGACCAAAATGCCCTCACCAATGCGTTGATTaatttaaatagaaaaggaCAATGAACAATCATGAAAGCGACACAATATAATTTATCAGCAATTTTGATGAGTTCAATAAGTGAAAGCTGAACCTAAAACAACTAATCGAAAGCTCTAATTTGGATTTACATGACATGTGCtctttaatatttatcaatGGACCGACCGGAATAAAGGATTTTTCATAAGGGCAcggcaattttaaaaaataatttctaaattaccataaaaaataattacaaatatatcaTAGTTTTgtccatataaaaaaaagaaaatgaattgtaaGTGAAAAAtagtcttttcaaaagacgatttatgaatttttaaaaaaattatttaaaaaaaaaattcatctttcTAAGACacgatttttaaaattccattttttatatgagaaatcgttttttaaagagacaatttaaaaaaaaaaatttaagaaatgagAAATCGAAGAGatgattttcacaaaaaaaaaaaaaagagaaataaatcgtacaaatatattatagttttgtctagataagaaagagaaaataaattgtaagtgaaaaatcatctcttcaaaataccatttattcacttttaaaaaaaattataaaaaaaatcatctttctaagacacaatttctaaaattccattttttatatgataaatcgcctcttaaagagacaatttcaaaaaaatttaagaaatgagaaatcgtatcttgaagagatgattttcacaaaaaagtgagaaataaatTGTACAAATCTATCATAGTTTTGTCCagataagaaagagaaaataaattgtaagtgaaaaattgtttcttcaaaataccatttatgaacttttaaaaaaattataaaaaaatcatctttctaAGACacgatttctaaaattccattttttatatgagaaatcgcctcttaaagagacaatttcaaaaaaatttaagaaataagaaatcGTCTATCGAAGAGATGATTTTCACTAAAAAGcgagaaataaatatattataaaattaattaattttatttactaaatttaatatataaataacatactaaatttaatataagataaataatctattttttttctcttactttggaattaaaaaactattatcaatttatgtgaaaaatgaattttttaaaaaattgttattaatttattaaatgcaTAGTTTtgtattgttttaatttttaaattaattttattacataaattttaagattaaatacaataatacaattattataaatatattataaaattaattaattttattcactaaataaataatatactaaatttcatataagataaataatatttataaattatttttttcttctactttggaatattttttaaaaaaaactattatcaaaattaagttttaaaaaaattgttattaatttattaaaaaacaaaaaaaaaaaaacttagaaattgtctcttcaagagacgatttaaaaaaaaataaaatgaacaaagttataaataatatactaaatttaatataagataaatatttatctattatttttttctcactttggaattaaaaaaaaaaaaactactaccaaatttatgtgaaaaatgagtttaaaaaacaaatttgttattaatttattaaataattattttaaaaataaatatttttttgttttaatttttaaattaattttattataaaaattttaagattaaaaatattaatctttaagttaaaatttcactgtaaaatgaataaaatataaaaaaaaagttaaataattttaattgttcttaatcttcaatttttctttaaattaattacaactaataaaattaatttagtttgatattgttttttatttataagataaataatatttatctatttttttttgtttatgtgaaaaatgattttataaaaaataaatttgttattaatttattaaataattatttacaaaataaataatcttattttttttaattttaaattaattttattatgtaaattttaaaattaaaaatattaatatttaatttcaaatttcattgtaaaaggaataatatataaaaaataaattaaaataaaatatcat
The sequence above is drawn from the Vitis riparia cultivar Riparia Gloire de Montpellier isolate 1030 chromosome 6, EGFV_Vit.rip_1.0, whole genome shotgun sequence genome and encodes:
- the LOC117916590 gene encoding ABC transporter G family member 3, which encodes MEEIQSQSDNYRSSSSSASSPASRVPSSNFFYLRKPGSLRQPISFEDSPEWEDTDIDVRVEEGGDSIHIATPASPSLSKLNSGSLPSPPLPESAIFARKIAGASIVWKDLTVTIKGKRKYSDKVVKSSNGYTLPGTMTVIMGPAKSGKSTLLRALAGRLHNSAKMYGEVFVNGTKRHLPYGSYGFVERETTLIGSLTVREFLYYSALLQLPGFFCQKKSVVEDSIHAMSLGDYANKLIGGHCYMKGLPSGERRRVSIARELVMRPHILFIDEPLYHLDSVSALLMMVTLKKLASTGCTLIFTIYQSSTEVFGLFDRICLLSNGNTLFFGETLACLQHFSNAGFPCPIMQSPSDHFLRAINTDFDRIIAMCKNWQDDHGDFSSVNMDTAVAIRTLEATYKSSVDAAAVESMIIKLTDKEGPLLKSKGKASSATRIAVLTWRSLLIMSREWKYFWLRLVLCMLFTLCVGTVFSGLGHSLSSVVTRVAAIFVFVSFTSLLSIAGVPAHLKEIKIYACEESNQHSGALVFLLGQLLASIPFLFLISVSSSLIFYFLIGLRDEFSLLMYFVLNFFTCLLVNEGLTLVVASIWQDAFWSILTLVCIHVLMMLSAGYFRLRSALPGPVWTYPLSYIAFHTYAIQGLLENEYIGTSFAVGQVRSISGYQALRSAYDISPNSNSKWGNLLVLFLMAVGYRILVFVLLRFRVRKNVSACRFFQCNQNTNDAR